One window of Dyadobacter sandarakinus genomic DNA carries:
- a CDS encoding aspartate aminotransferase family protein, whose protein sequence is MSHLFDVYPIYDIEPVKAQGSYLWDSNGTKYLDLYGGHAVISVGHCHPYYVEKLTVQLNAISFYSNSVKISAQEELAEKLGDLSGYPDYKLFLCNSGAEANENALKLASFHNGRTKVVAFTKSFHGRTAGAVAATDNPAIVAPVNNNKHVTFLPFNDVEALEDGITEEVCAVIVEGIQGVGGIHVCTDEFLKALRRKCDETGAILILDSVQCGYGRTGKFFSHQFSGIDPDIISMAKGMGNGFPIGGILISPKFKASYGLLGTTFGGNHLACAAGVAVLDIMKNENLLDNAAHVGAYLFEGLKSIGGYKDLRGRGLMIGIEFDFPVKDLRNKLLFEHKMFTGVAGTSTIRLLPSLALGREEADIFLEALKKELSVATV, encoded by the coding sequence ATGTCACATTTATTTGATGTTTATCCGATTTACGATATAGAGCCGGTGAAGGCGCAGGGAAGCTATTTATGGGATTCCAATGGTACCAAGTACCTGGACCTTTATGGCGGCCATGCAGTCATTTCCGTAGGACATTGTCATCCTTATTATGTTGAGAAGCTGACCGTCCAGCTCAATGCAATCAGCTTTTATTCCAACTCGGTTAAAATTTCCGCTCAGGAAGAGCTGGCCGAAAAACTGGGTGACCTCTCCGGTTATCCTGACTATAAACTGTTTCTCTGTAACTCGGGCGCAGAGGCCAATGAAAATGCATTGAAACTGGCCTCCTTTCATAATGGCAGAACAAAGGTTGTCGCATTTACCAAATCATTCCATGGCCGTACTGCCGGCGCAGTAGCCGCTACTGACAATCCCGCCATCGTAGCCCCTGTCAACAACAACAAACACGTTACTTTCCTGCCATTTAACGATGTGGAAGCACTTGAAGACGGCATTACAGAGGAAGTATGTGCCGTGATTGTGGAGGGGATACAGGGCGTGGGCGGTATCCACGTTTGTACCGACGAATTCCTGAAAGCACTCAGACGCAAATGTGACGAAACAGGCGCAATCCTGATCCTCGACAGCGTACAATGCGGTTACGGACGTACCGGAAAGTTTTTCTCGCACCAGTTCAGCGGCATTGATCCGGATATTATTTCCATGGCCAAAGGAATGGGCAACGGATTTCCGATAGGCGGTATCCTGATCTCTCCAAAGTTCAAGGCCAGCTACGGATTACTGGGTACTACCTTTGGCGGAAATCATCTTGCCTGTGCAGCCGGGGTGGCAGTGTTGGACATTATGAAAAATGAAAATTTGCTGGACAATGCAGCTCATGTCGGTGCGTATCTTTTTGAAGGATTAAAAAGCATTGGCGGCTACAAGGACCTCCGCGGCCGGGGACTGATGATCGGGATTGAATTTGATTTTCCTGTAAAAGACCTGCGTAACAAACTTTTATTTGAGCATAAGATGTTCACTGGAGTAGCCGGTACCAGTACGATCCGCCTGCTGCCTTCGCTGGCACTGGGACGTGAGGAGGCTGATATCTTCCTGGAAGCTTTGAAAAAAGAGCTGAGTGTAGCAACCGTTTAA
- the glmM gene encoding phosphoglucosamine mutase codes for MTLIKSISGIRGIVGGKSGEGLTSIDVVKFAAAYGTWLRRTTPQNAKVIIGRDARLSGEMVSRLVAGTLQGVGLHVIDLGLSTTPTVELAVTAEKAAGGIILTASHNPIQWNALKLLNHEGEFISGSEGEEVLAIAEAEDFAFVDVKKLGTYSTDDTYLQKHIDHILGLALVDTEAIRNAHFKIVVDAVNSTGGIVVPMLLEALGVEVKNIKKLNCDPTGNFAHNPEPLPEHLREISKELNNGSYNLGVVVDPDVDRLALMCEDGTPFGEEYTLVAVADYVLKNTPGNSVSNLSSTAALRDVTLKAGGKYFASAVGEVNVVNAMKENGAVIGGEGNGGVIYPESHYGRDALVGIALFLTHLAKFGKTASVLRRSYPNYYISKNKIELTPDINVDNILSRIQTRYSKQPLNTVDGVRIEFDREWVHLRRSNTEPIIRIYSESETQTTATNLANKIISDIKEIISEPKK; via the coding sequence GTGACGTTAATCAAATCTATCTCAGGAATCAGAGGTATAGTGGGTGGGAAATCTGGCGAGGGACTGACTTCGATTGATGTTGTCAAATTTGCTGCGGCATACGGAACCTGGCTCAGGCGTACCACTCCCCAGAATGCAAAAGTTATCATTGGCCGCGACGCCCGCCTTTCCGGTGAAATGGTGAGCCGGCTCGTGGCCGGAACTTTGCAGGGAGTAGGGCTTCACGTGATCGATCTGGGACTTTCTACCACGCCTACCGTGGAGCTTGCTGTCACTGCAGAAAAAGCCGCAGGCGGAATTATCCTGACGGCCAGCCATAACCCCATTCAATGGAATGCCCTGAAACTGCTTAACCATGAGGGAGAGTTCATCTCAGGATCGGAAGGAGAAGAAGTACTCGCTATTGCCGAGGCAGAGGATTTTGCATTTGTTGACGTTAAAAAACTGGGTACATATAGCACAGACGATACTTACCTGCAAAAGCACATTGACCACATTCTCGGACTTGCACTGGTAGACACCGAGGCAATCCGGAATGCACATTTCAAGATTGTAGTGGATGCCGTAAACTCTACCGGCGGCATTGTGGTGCCCATGCTGCTGGAAGCATTGGGTGTAGAGGTAAAAAATATTAAAAAGCTGAACTGTGACCCGACAGGCAATTTTGCCCATAATCCGGAGCCGCTTCCCGAACACCTGAGGGAAATCAGCAAGGAGCTGAACAATGGTTCTTATAACCTGGGTGTCGTTGTGGATCCGGATGTAGACAGACTTGCATTGATGTGCGAGGATGGTACGCCTTTCGGCGAGGAATATACCCTGGTCGCAGTTGCCGACTATGTACTTAAAAATACGCCGGGCAACTCGGTATCCAATCTTTCCTCTACGGCTGCATTGCGTGATGTGACGCTGAAAGCCGGCGGCAAGTACTTTGCATCAGCAGTAGGAGAGGTGAATGTAGTGAATGCAATGAAAGAGAATGGTGCAGTGATCGGGGGAGAGGGCAACGGAGGCGTCATATACCCAGAAAGCCACTACGGCCGTGACGCACTGGTAGGTATTGCGCTGTTCCTTACGCACCTGGCCAAATTCGGAAAGACAGCCTCCGTATTGCGCCGCTCTTATCCGAACTATTATATTTCAAAAAACAAGATCGAGCTGACGCCGGATATCAATGTCGATAACATCCTGAGCCGCATTCAGACCCGCTACTCCAAGCAGCCGCTGAATACAGTTGATGGCGTCAGGATTGAGTTTGACCGCGAGTGGGTACACCTGCGCAGATCGAATACGGAACCTATTATCCGGATCTATTCAGAGTCTGAAACACAGACTACTGCTACCAACCTGGCCAACAAGATTATTTCCGACATCAAGGAGATTATTTCGGAGCCTAAAAAATAA
- the hemH gene encoding ferrochelatase — protein MSSATLARPTTIKDEDFTRKTGVLIVNLGTPDSPSVPDVRRYLRQFLMDERVIDIPYLNRWFLINTIIAPFRAPKSAKVYRQLWRPDGSPLKIYGYSVKEKLQQRLGPGYVVELGMRYQNPSIASALAKLRQECLSDIIVVPFFPQYASASTGSVYKEVMRLVQDWEVLPEIRFVNRFLDHPKFIEGFAQLGRKYMAQHDFDHFVFSYHGIPERQITKGDVTGSFCQFGSCCNQLDHRNQHCYRAQCFETTRLLVKAMNIPEGKYTTCFQSRLGKTPWIKPYTDEIIPELTQKGIRSALAFSPSFVADCLETTIEVGEEYKELFEKNGGTHWQLVESLNDSDIWVEAVQDMVKNPA, from the coding sequence ATGAGCAGTGCGACATTGGCCCGGCCAACCACTATAAAAGACGAGGATTTTACCAGAAAAACGGGTGTTCTGATCGTTAACCTGGGAACCCCCGACAGCCCGTCGGTGCCGGATGTACGCCGCTACCTGAGGCAGTTCCTGATGGACGAGCGTGTGATTGATATCCCATATCTGAACAGGTGGTTTCTGATCAACACGATCATTGCCCCTTTCCGGGCTCCCAAATCAGCAAAGGTTTACAGGCAGCTATGGCGGCCGGATGGTTCACCCCTGAAAATTTATGGTTATTCTGTAAAGGAGAAACTGCAGCAGCGCCTAGGCCCGGGCTATGTGGTTGAACTCGGCATGCGCTACCAGAATCCGAGCATTGCGTCAGCGCTGGCAAAGCTGCGGCAAGAATGCTTGTCAGACATCATTGTAGTACCATTTTTTCCGCAGTATGCTTCTGCGTCCACCGGGTCAGTGTATAAAGAGGTAATGCGGCTGGTACAGGACTGGGAAGTACTGCCTGAAATCCGGTTTGTCAACAGGTTCCTGGATCATCCAAAGTTCATTGAAGGGTTTGCCCAGCTTGGCCGGAAGTATATGGCACAGCACGATTTTGATCATTTTGTGTTCAGCTACCACGGAATCCCCGAGCGGCAGATCACTAAGGGAGATGTTACCGGAAGCTTTTGTCAGTTTGGAAGCTGCTGCAACCAGCTGGATCATCGCAACCAGCACTGTTACCGCGCCCAATGCTTTGAGACAACCCGCCTCCTGGTAAAAGCAATGAATATCCCCGAAGGAAAATACACGACCTGCTTTCAGTCAAGGCTTGGCAAGACGCCCTGGATTAAACCCTACACGGATGAGATCATACCCGAACTGACTCAGAAAGGGATCAGGAGCGCGCTGGCTTTTTCACCTTCCTTTGTAGCCGATTGCCTTGAAACTACCATCGAGGTAGGAGAAGAATATAAAGAACTTTTTGAGAAGAATGGCGGCACGCACTGGCAACTGGTCGAAAGCCTGAATGACAGTGATATCTGGGTGGAAGCCGTCCAGGATATGGTAAAAAATCCGGCTTAA
- a CDS encoding peptidase, whose product MTYCLGIKLATGLVAIADTRLTSGTEVSTNKKVSVYQSDKHSIFIMTSGLRSVRDKAITYFKEVLEEREASFDKIYKAVNALGEQVRRVAEEDRRALNAAGLAFNLFAIVGGQLENDSEHKLFLLYPEGNWVEVGDEGSPFIIIGNSGYGKPLLYRSLKFDSSMQDALKIGFLSFDSTRVSSNDVDYPIDVVLYERDSFQIVEHRFEKDDLDYVGKQWSALLSNSVHKLPMEWMGTVFSKLEQAAQ is encoded by the coding sequence ATGACTTATTGCTTAGGCATTAAACTGGCGACCGGCCTGGTTGCCATTGCAGATACCCGCCTCACCTCCGGAACGGAAGTATCTACCAACAAGAAGGTTTCTGTTTATCAGTCAGACAAGCACTCCATCTTCATCATGACCTCGGGGCTGCGGTCCGTGCGTGACAAGGCAATTACGTACTTTAAGGAGGTGCTGGAAGAGCGTGAAGCATCATTTGACAAGATATACAAGGCCGTGAATGCACTGGGTGAGCAGGTCAGGCGGGTTGCCGAAGAAGACCGGCGCGCGCTGAATGCAGCCGGACTGGCTTTCAACCTGTTTGCAATCGTAGGCGGCCAGCTTGAAAATGACAGTGAGCACAAGCTTTTTTTGCTGTACCCGGAAGGTAACTGGGTGGAGGTAGGCGATGAAGGTTCCCCTTTTATCATTATAGGCAATTCGGGCTACGGAAAACCGCTGCTGTACCGCAGTCTCAAATTCGACAGCTCCATGCAGGATGCATTAAAAATAGGTTTTCTGTCCTTTGATTCTACGCGCGTCAGTTCCAATGATGTCGACTACCCGATTGACGTTGTACTGTATGAGCGTGATTCTTTCCAGATCGTGGAGCACCGGTTTGAAAAAGATGACCTCGACTATGTGGGTAAGCAATGGAGCGCATTGCTGAGCAACTCTGTGCACAAGCTGCCTATGGAATGGATGGGGACCGTGTTCAGTAAACTGGAGCAGGCCGCGCAGTAA
- a CDS encoding cysteine desulfurase family protein: MKVYLDNAATTPLDPEVLDVMIPLMKEQFGNPSSIHAYGRSVRSSVERARKAIAGILNVAPAEIFFTSGGTEADNTAIRCSIETFGLKHAITSRIEHHAVLHTLEHLHKSGHIALSFVDLNEKGEVDLAHLESLLASHPRSLVSLMHGNNEIGNLLDLEAVGDICEKYDAIFHSDTVQTMGHYRHDLQKLKTHFIVGAAHKFNGPKGVGFLYVRPGIRIAPFVHGGAQERNMRGGTENVYGIAGLAKALEIAYRDMDAHRSHIEGLKARMIAKLREQIEGITFNGNSGDLDKSLYTVLNVSLPSSDISDMLLFNLDIAGIAVSGGSACSSGTEIGSHVLGQLPIDADRANVRFSFGKYNTEAEIDYAVQTLADIYKKESIAF; the protein is encoded by the coding sequence ATGAAAGTTTATCTGGATAATGCCGCTACCACACCACTAGATCCCGAAGTACTGGATGTGATGATCCCGCTCATGAAAGAGCAGTTTGGCAATCCCTCTTCAATCCATGCCTACGGACGTTCCGTGCGCTCATCCGTAGAACGTGCCCGCAAAGCCATCGCAGGTATCCTCAATGTGGCTCCGGCAGAAATCTTTTTTACATCCGGAGGTACCGAGGCCGATAATACGGCAATCCGCTGCAGCATTGAAACCTTCGGACTCAAACATGCCATTACTTCACGTATCGAGCATCATGCCGTGCTGCATACACTCGAACATTTGCATAAATCAGGACACATCGCATTGAGCTTTGTCGACCTGAATGAAAAAGGAGAAGTGGACCTGGCCCATTTGGAAAGTCTCCTGGCAAGTCATCCGCGCTCGCTGGTTTCACTCATGCACGGTAACAATGAAATCGGTAATCTGCTGGACCTGGAAGCTGTGGGGGATATTTGTGAAAAGTACGATGCTATTTTTCATAGTGATACGGTACAAACCATGGGGCACTACCGGCACGATCTGCAAAAGCTGAAAACACATTTCATCGTCGGTGCCGCACACAAGTTCAACGGCCCGAAAGGTGTAGGATTTCTATATGTAAGACCCGGCATCCGGATTGCGCCTTTTGTACACGGCGGTGCCCAGGAGCGTAACATGCGCGGCGGTACCGAAAATGTATATGGAATTGCCGGCCTGGCGAAAGCACTTGAAATTGCCTACCGGGATATGGACGCGCATCGCAGTCATATCGAAGGACTGAAAGCCAGAATGATCGCGAAATTGCGTGAGCAGATTGAAGGAATCACTTTCAATGGAAATTCGGGCGACCTGGATAAGAGTCTTTATACCGTGCTGAATGTGAGCTTACCATCTTCGGATATCAGCGACATGCTCCTTTTTAACCTGGATATTGCGGGCATTGCTGTGTCGGGTGGAAGCGCGTGTTCGAGCGGCACGGAGATTGGCTCACACGTACTCGGCCAGTTGCCGATCGATGCTGACCGGGCCAATGTGCGTTTTTCTTTCGGAAAATATAATACGGAAGCTGAAATCGACTACGCGGTACAAACGCTGGCAGACATTTATAAAAAAGAAAGCATTGCTTTTTAA
- a CDS encoding N-acetylornithine carbamoyltransferase, which translates to MKNFLSIKDVTDLNQLITSGITAKRDPFADAALGKNKTIGLLFFNSSLRTRLSTQKAAQNLGLNVITMNVGQDGWGLEMEEGVIMNGDKAEHVKEAAAVIGSYCDIIGIRSFAGLQDREKDYAEIVFSQFQKYGGVPIINLESATRHPLQSLADCITIEEFRIKQRPKVVLTWLPHFKALPQAVANSFCEWMNPMDVELVITHPEGYDLAPEFVGKGQVIYDQDKALEGADFVYGKNWSSYRQYGQVLTHDPSWMITEAKMSLTDNGKFMHCLPLRRNVKVADEVLDGPRSIVIEQAANREWSAQAALKEVLIGLQ; encoded by the coding sequence ATGAAAAACTTCCTTTCGATTAAAGACGTTACTGATCTTAATCAACTCATCACCAGCGGAATTACAGCCAAGCGCGATCCATTTGCAGATGCAGCACTGGGAAAAAACAAAACCATTGGACTGCTGTTCTTCAATTCGAGCCTGCGGACAAGGCTGAGCACGCAAAAAGCGGCGCAAAATCTTGGTCTGAACGTGATTACCATGAATGTGGGCCAGGATGGCTGGGGATTGGAAATGGAGGAAGGCGTGATCATGAACGGTGATAAGGCTGAGCACGTGAAGGAAGCCGCGGCCGTAATCGGAAGCTATTGCGATATCATTGGTATCCGTTCTTTTGCAGGTTTGCAGGACAGGGAGAAAGATTATGCTGAAATCGTTTTCAGCCAGTTTCAGAAATACGGCGGGGTGCCGATCATCAATCTGGAATCTGCGACAAGGCATCCGCTGCAATCGCTCGCAGACTGCATTACCATCGAAGAATTCAGGATCAAACAGCGCCCCAAGGTAGTACTCACCTGGCTTCCCCATTTCAAGGCACTGCCGCAGGCCGTAGCCAATTCTTTTTGTGAATGGATGAACCCCATGGATGTAGAGCTGGTCATTACTCACCCTGAGGGCTACGATCTTGCGCCGGAATTTGTAGGTAAAGGTCAGGTGATCTATGATCAGGATAAAGCGCTGGAAGGTGCGGATTTTGTATATGGTAAAAATTGGTCGTCGTACCGCCAGTACGGGCAGGTGCTCACCCATGATCCCTCGTGGATGATTACAGAAGCCAAAATGTCGCTGACGGATAATGGTAAATTCATGCATTGCCTGCCGCTGCGCCGCAATGTGAAAGTTGCCGATGAGGTACTCGATGGGCCGAGGTCCATTGTAATTGAACAGGCCGCCAACCGCGAATGGTCGGCACAGGCAGCATTGAAGGAAGTGTTGATTGGGTTACAGTAA